A window from Mangifera indica cultivar Alphonso chromosome 2, CATAS_Mindica_2.1, whole genome shotgun sequence encodes these proteins:
- the LOC123209774 gene encoding uncharacterized protein LOC123209774 — protein MAVVNTPVLALAMVMVAIATLMPAYFGVAEIACGGDMVTLRKQCEQFVKKDGKIMDPSKECCTEVIKFDFTCICKNLTPEKEKLYSPEKMVHVARYCGLKVQPGLKCGSYIVKPPYAVMEEV, from the exons ATGGCAGTGGTGAACACTCCTGTTTTGGCCTTGGCCATGGTGATGGTGGCAATAGCAACCCTAATGCCTGCTTATTTTGGGGTTGCCGAAATAGCATGTGGAGGAGATATGGTCACACTTAGGAAACAATGTGAGCAATTTGTgaaaaaagatggaaaaatAATGGACCCAAGCAAGGAGTGCTGCACAGAGGTAATAAAATTCGATTTCACTTGCATTTGCAAAAACTTAACACCTGAAAAGGAGAAGCTTTATAGCCCAGAGAAGATGGTCCACGTAGCAAGATACTGTGGTCTAAAAGTTCAACCCGGTTTAAAATGCGGAA GTTATATAGTTAAACCACCATATGCGGTGATGGAAGAGGTCTAA
- the LOC123208985 gene encoding nuclear cap-binding protein subunit 1-like isoform X1: MSSWKSLLLRIGDKSPEYGTSGDFKDHIDTCFGVLRRELEHSANDILPYLLQCAQQIPHKIPLYGTLVGLLNLENEDFVKKLVENTQTTFQDALNSGNCDQIRTLMRFITAMMCSKVLQPGSLVVVFETLLSSAATTVDEEKGNPSWQACADFYVTCILSCLPWGGAELVEQVPEEIERVMVGLEAYLSIRRHASDTGLSFFENDDDEFEKCVVKKDFLEDLWERIQTLSNNGWKVDSVPRPHLSFEAQLVSGKSHEFGAISCPEQPNLPSTISGITYGKQKHEAELKYPQRICRLNIFPASKSEDMQPIDRFIVEEYLLDVLLFFNGSRKECASFMVSLPVPFRYEYLMAETIFSQLLLLPQPPFKPIYYTLVIMDLCKALPGAFPAVVAGAVRALFEKIADLDMECRTRFILWFSHHLSNFQFIWPWEEWAYVLELPKWAPQRVFVQEVLEREVRLSYWDKVKQSIENAPALEELLPPKGSPDFKYSVEDDREKNEEHTLSAELTSKVKGRQSAREIIAWVEESLYSVHGLEVTLSVVVQTLLDIGSKSFTHLITVLERYGQVISRICPDQEKQVMLIAEVSSYWKNNAQITAIAIDRMMGYRLISNLAIVRWVFSPANIDRFHTSDRPWEILRNAVSKTYNRISDLRKEIASLKKDVALAEEAVVKAQADLEAAESKLTLVDGEPVLGENPARTNRLKLQAEKAKKEEVSAQESLEAKEALFARALDENEALFLSLYKSFSSVLSERLPDTSSAGTLRELKSVPADAMAVDAEESSAMDLDDENGRPKNSQSNGGSTSDVYNIGEKEQWCLTTLGYVKAFSRQYASEIWPHIEKLDAEVLTEDVHPLFHKAVYSGLRRPIN; the protein is encoded by the exons ATGAGCAGCTGGAAGAGTCTCCTCTTACGAATCGGCGATAAGTCTCCCGAGTATGGCACCTCCGGCGACTTTAAAGATCACATA GACACATGCTTTGGCGTACTTCGGCGGGAGCTTGAGCACTCTGCTAACGATATTTTGCCc TACCTTCTCCAATGTGCTCAACAAATTCCTCACAAAATTCCTTTATATGGGACATTG GTTGGTTTGTTGAACTTGGAAAATGAGGACTTTGTTAAGAAACTAGTGGAGAATACTCAAACTACTTTTCAG GATGCCTTGAATTCTGGAAATTGTGATCAAATTCGTACTTTGATGCGATTTATCACTGCTATG ATGTGTAGCAAAGTTCTCCAACCTGGTTCTCTGGTAGTTGTCTTTGAAACATTATTATCATCAGCTGCCACAACAGTGGATGAGGAGAAAGGAAATCCTTCATGGCAAGCTTGTGCTGATTTTTACGTGACTTGCATCTTGTCTTGCCTCCCTTGGGGAGGTGCAGAACTCGTTGAG CAAGTTCCGGAGGAAATTGAGAGGGTCATGGTTGGTTTAGAAGCCTATTTGAGCATTAGGAGGCATGCTTCAGACACTGGTTTGTCTTTCTTTgagaatgatgatgatgaatttgaGAAGTGTGTTGTTAAAAAG GATTTCTTGGAAGATTTGTGGGAGCGGATTCAAACTCTATCAAACAATGGATGGAAAGTTGATAGTG TTCCAAGGCCTCACCTTTCATTTGAAGCTCAGCTGGTTTCTGGAAAGTCTCATGAATTTGGGGCAATCAGCTGCCCTGAGCAACCTAATCTGCCATCAACTATTTCTGGTATAACTTATGGTAAACAAAAGCATGAAGCAGAGTTGAAGTATCCTCAAAGGATATGCAGGCTTAATATATTTCCGGCAAGTAAGAGTGAG GATATGCAACCTATTGATCGCTTTATCGTGGAGGAGTATTTGCTGGATGTGCTTTTGTTCTTCAACGGCAG TCGAAAGGAATGTGCTTCTTTCATGGTCAGTCTGCCTGTGCCCTTCCGATATGAGTATCTCATGGCAGAGACAATCTTCTCTCAG TTGCTTTTGCTACCTCAACCTCCCTTCAAGCCCATTTATTACACATTGGTTATTATGGATCTCTGTAAG GCTCTTCCTGGAGCCTTCCCTGCAGTTGTTGCTGGTGCAGTCCGTGCTCTTTTTGAGAAAATAGCTGACTTGGATATGGAGTGCAGAACACGGTTCATTCTGTGGTTTTCACACCACCT GTCAAACTTCCAATTTATCTGGCCTTGGGAAGAATGGGCTTATGTCTTGGAACTCCCTAAATGGGCCCCACAACGTGTGTTTGTTCAAGAGGTGTTGGAAAGGGAAGTTCGTCTATCTTACTGGGACAAAGTTAAGCAG AGCATCGAGAATGCACCTGCTTTAGAAGAGTTGCTTCCCCCAAAAGGCAGTCCAGATTTCAAGTACAGTGTGGAGGATGATCGAGAGAAAAATGAGGAACATACACTTTCTGCAGAACTTACTAGTAAGGTTAAAGGAAGGCAAAGTGCACGTGAAATAATTGCGTGGGTAGAAGAAAGTTTATATTCTGTTCATGGTTTGGAAGTAACCCTCAGTGTAGTTGTGCAAACACTTCTTGATATTGGATCAAAGAGTTTCACTCATTTGATCACTGTCTTGGAGAGATATGGGCAAGTCATTTCAAGAATTTGTCCTGATCAGGAGAAGCAGGTGATGCTGATAGCAGAAGTGAGTTCTTACTGGAAGAACAACGCACAAATAACAGCCATAGCAATTGATAGAATGATGGGTTACCGTCTTATTTCTAATTTGGCCATTGTGAGATGGGTCTTCTCTCCAGCAAATATTGACCGATTTCATACATCAGATCGCCCATGGGAG ATCCTTAGAAATGCAGTTAGCAAGACGTATAATCGAATCTCTGATCTAAGGAAAGAGATTGCATCTCTTAAGAAGGATGTTGCATTAGCTGAAGAAGCTGTGGTGAAGGCACAGGCAGATTTGGAGGCTGCTGAGTCAAAACTTACACTGGTAGATGGTGAACCTGTTCTTGGTGAAAACCCTGCAAGGACAAACCGATTGAAATTACAAGctgaaaaagcaaaaaaagagGAGGTATCAGCTCAGGAATCTTTAGAGGCCAAGGAGGCTCTTTTTGCTCGGGCCTTAGATGAAAATGAG GCACTGTTCCTTTCTCTTTACAAAAGTTTCTCAAGTGTATTGAGTGAACGTTTGCCTGATACATCAAGTGCTGGTACATTGCGGGAATTAAAGTCTGTCCCTGCAGATGCCATGGCTGTTGATGCTGAAGAATCTTCAGCAATGGACTTGGATGATGAAAATGGAAGACCTAAAAACAG TCAATCCAATGGTGGGAGCACGAGTGACGTTTATAATATAGGTGAAAAGGAGCAATGGTGTTTAACAACTCTGGGCTACGTCAAGGCCTTCTCGAGGCAATATGCTTCTGAG ATATGGCCTCATATCGAGAAGCTTGATGCTGAGGTTCTAACCGAAGATGTGCATCCTCTTTTCCACAAAGCAGTTTACTCTGGTTTACGCCGGCCCATCAACTAA
- the LOC123208985 gene encoding nuclear cap-binding protein subunit 1-like isoform X2 has protein sequence MSSWKSLLLRIGDKSPEYGTSGDFKDHIDTCFGVLRRELEHSANDILPYLLQCAQQIPHKIPLYGTLVGLLNLENEDFVKKLVENTQTTFQDALNSGNCDQIRTLMRFITAMMCSKVLQPGSLVVVFETLLSSAATTVDEEKGNPSWQACADFYVTCILSCLPWGGAELVEQVPEEIERVMVGLEAYLSIRRHASDTGLSFFENDDDEFEKCVVKKDFLEDLWERIQTLSNNGWKVDIPRPHLSFEAQLVSGKSHEFGAISCPEQPNLPSTISGITYGKQKHEAELKYPQRICRLNIFPASKSEDMQPIDRFIVEEYLLDVLLFFNGSRKECASFMVSLPVPFRYEYLMAETIFSQLLLLPQPPFKPIYYTLVIMDLCKALPGAFPAVVAGAVRALFEKIADLDMECRTRFILWFSHHLSNFQFIWPWEEWAYVLELPKWAPQRVFVQEVLEREVRLSYWDKVKQSIENAPALEELLPPKGSPDFKYSVEDDREKNEEHTLSAELTSKVKGRQSAREIIAWVEESLYSVHGLEVTLSVVVQTLLDIGSKSFTHLITVLERYGQVISRICPDQEKQVMLIAEVSSYWKNNAQITAIAIDRMMGYRLISNLAIVRWVFSPANIDRFHTSDRPWEILRNAVSKTYNRISDLRKEIASLKKDVALAEEAVVKAQADLEAAESKLTLVDGEPVLGENPARTNRLKLQAEKAKKEEVSAQESLEAKEALFARALDENEALFLSLYKSFSSVLSERLPDTSSAGTLRELKSVPADAMAVDAEESSAMDLDDENGRPKNSQSNGGSTSDVYNIGEKEQWCLTTLGYVKAFSRQYASEIWPHIEKLDAEVLTEDVHPLFHKAVYSGLRRPIN, from the exons ATGAGCAGCTGGAAGAGTCTCCTCTTACGAATCGGCGATAAGTCTCCCGAGTATGGCACCTCCGGCGACTTTAAAGATCACATA GACACATGCTTTGGCGTACTTCGGCGGGAGCTTGAGCACTCTGCTAACGATATTTTGCCc TACCTTCTCCAATGTGCTCAACAAATTCCTCACAAAATTCCTTTATATGGGACATTG GTTGGTTTGTTGAACTTGGAAAATGAGGACTTTGTTAAGAAACTAGTGGAGAATACTCAAACTACTTTTCAG GATGCCTTGAATTCTGGAAATTGTGATCAAATTCGTACTTTGATGCGATTTATCACTGCTATG ATGTGTAGCAAAGTTCTCCAACCTGGTTCTCTGGTAGTTGTCTTTGAAACATTATTATCATCAGCTGCCACAACAGTGGATGAGGAGAAAGGAAATCCTTCATGGCAAGCTTGTGCTGATTTTTACGTGACTTGCATCTTGTCTTGCCTCCCTTGGGGAGGTGCAGAACTCGTTGAG CAAGTTCCGGAGGAAATTGAGAGGGTCATGGTTGGTTTAGAAGCCTATTTGAGCATTAGGAGGCATGCTTCAGACACTGGTTTGTCTTTCTTTgagaatgatgatgatgaatttgaGAAGTGTGTTGTTAAAAAG GATTTCTTGGAAGATTTGTGGGAGCGGATTCAAACTCTATCAAACAATGGATGGAAAGTTGATA TTCCAAGGCCTCACCTTTCATTTGAAGCTCAGCTGGTTTCTGGAAAGTCTCATGAATTTGGGGCAATCAGCTGCCCTGAGCAACCTAATCTGCCATCAACTATTTCTGGTATAACTTATGGTAAACAAAAGCATGAAGCAGAGTTGAAGTATCCTCAAAGGATATGCAGGCTTAATATATTTCCGGCAAGTAAGAGTGAG GATATGCAACCTATTGATCGCTTTATCGTGGAGGAGTATTTGCTGGATGTGCTTTTGTTCTTCAACGGCAG TCGAAAGGAATGTGCTTCTTTCATGGTCAGTCTGCCTGTGCCCTTCCGATATGAGTATCTCATGGCAGAGACAATCTTCTCTCAG TTGCTTTTGCTACCTCAACCTCCCTTCAAGCCCATTTATTACACATTGGTTATTATGGATCTCTGTAAG GCTCTTCCTGGAGCCTTCCCTGCAGTTGTTGCTGGTGCAGTCCGTGCTCTTTTTGAGAAAATAGCTGACTTGGATATGGAGTGCAGAACACGGTTCATTCTGTGGTTTTCACACCACCT GTCAAACTTCCAATTTATCTGGCCTTGGGAAGAATGGGCTTATGTCTTGGAACTCCCTAAATGGGCCCCACAACGTGTGTTTGTTCAAGAGGTGTTGGAAAGGGAAGTTCGTCTATCTTACTGGGACAAAGTTAAGCAG AGCATCGAGAATGCACCTGCTTTAGAAGAGTTGCTTCCCCCAAAAGGCAGTCCAGATTTCAAGTACAGTGTGGAGGATGATCGAGAGAAAAATGAGGAACATACACTTTCTGCAGAACTTACTAGTAAGGTTAAAGGAAGGCAAAGTGCACGTGAAATAATTGCGTGGGTAGAAGAAAGTTTATATTCTGTTCATGGTTTGGAAGTAACCCTCAGTGTAGTTGTGCAAACACTTCTTGATATTGGATCAAAGAGTTTCACTCATTTGATCACTGTCTTGGAGAGATATGGGCAAGTCATTTCAAGAATTTGTCCTGATCAGGAGAAGCAGGTGATGCTGATAGCAGAAGTGAGTTCTTACTGGAAGAACAACGCACAAATAACAGCCATAGCAATTGATAGAATGATGGGTTACCGTCTTATTTCTAATTTGGCCATTGTGAGATGGGTCTTCTCTCCAGCAAATATTGACCGATTTCATACATCAGATCGCCCATGGGAG ATCCTTAGAAATGCAGTTAGCAAGACGTATAATCGAATCTCTGATCTAAGGAAAGAGATTGCATCTCTTAAGAAGGATGTTGCATTAGCTGAAGAAGCTGTGGTGAAGGCACAGGCAGATTTGGAGGCTGCTGAGTCAAAACTTACACTGGTAGATGGTGAACCTGTTCTTGGTGAAAACCCTGCAAGGACAAACCGATTGAAATTACAAGctgaaaaagcaaaaaaagagGAGGTATCAGCTCAGGAATCTTTAGAGGCCAAGGAGGCTCTTTTTGCTCGGGCCTTAGATGAAAATGAG GCACTGTTCCTTTCTCTTTACAAAAGTTTCTCAAGTGTATTGAGTGAACGTTTGCCTGATACATCAAGTGCTGGTACATTGCGGGAATTAAAGTCTGTCCCTGCAGATGCCATGGCTGTTGATGCTGAAGAATCTTCAGCAATGGACTTGGATGATGAAAATGGAAGACCTAAAAACAG TCAATCCAATGGTGGGAGCACGAGTGACGTTTATAATATAGGTGAAAAGGAGCAATGGTGTTTAACAACTCTGGGCTACGTCAAGGCCTTCTCGAGGCAATATGCTTCTGAG ATATGGCCTCATATCGAGAAGCTTGATGCTGAGGTTCTAACCGAAGATGTGCATCCTCTTTTCCACAAAGCAGTTTACTCTGGTTTACGCCGGCCCATCAACTAA